A genomic stretch from Megalobrama amblycephala isolate DHTTF-2021 linkage group LG22, ASM1881202v1, whole genome shotgun sequence includes:
- the LOC125258502 gene encoding uncharacterized protein LOC125258502 translates to MADSKEIVISGSTLSPDFIQELLPAVEQTALHYHLSFLCLGGFPQLERMIRDQALKTQMLFGSSEAVLLKCAGTSSNLVTSLFPILIKAVEKNKPKLAVIYLEKAKTWIEDIISAVDDMVKRYEQQTKSVKTCTSDVYEEQNQTEGKLKEHTVEMKALEDALAKLELELNKNVNDIEEIQEEIEKSTQELQDLIIKSAKSHSYLQVLFGYNRKYNNAAIRAKQAELTPLVHEMDSLRKQGWDIKNKQIDLQMKLAICNIQQGEIPSPVHLTEVQRCLDQIRKILVDLKNFWEKVSFTLETLKDKTFAGDKLIEDLKDMKEEFLNSIEDAKQYWQTFGAGCQRAQNIFSMQSRDAYKFLEINPSSLSQDERNKQYTSIMEKLKKINPQGLCKAAITE, encoded by the exons atggcCGATAGCAAAG AGATTGTCATCAGTGGATCCACATTGAGTCCAGACTTCATCCAGGAGCTTCTTCCAGCTGTGGAGCAAACGGCTCTCCACTATCATCTGTCATTCTTGTGTCTGGGAGGCTTCCCACAGCTGGAGCGTATGATCAGAGACCAAGCTCTTAAAACACAAATGCTGTTCGGATCCTCTGAGGCTGTTCTGCTGAAG TGTGCCGGCACGAGTTCCAACCTGGTCACCTCGCTGTTCCCAATACTGATAAAAGCTGTTGAGAAGAACAAACCCAAACTGGCTGTGATCTACCTGGAGAAAGCCAAAACATGGATCGAGGACATCATCAGTGCCGTGGATGACATGGTGAAGAG GTATGAACAACAAACCAAAAGTGTGAAAACATGCACCAGTGATGTGTATGAAGAACAGAACCAGACTGAAGGAAAACTAAAGGAACACACTGTCGAGATGAAGGCTCTGGAGGATGCTCTGGCCAAGCTTGAACTGGAGCTGAACAAAAATGTCAATGATATTGAGGAAATTCAGGAAGAAATTGAAAAAAGCACCCAAGAGCTGCAGGATCTGATCATAAAAAGTGCAAAAAGTCATTCTTATTTACAGGTCTTGTTCGGATATAATCGAAAGTATAACAATGCTGCTATTCGTGCTAAACAAGCTGAACTGACCCCTCTTGTCCACGAAATGGACAGTCTGCGAAAACAAGGGTGGGACATCAAAAACAAGCAGATTGATCTTCAGATGAAGTTGGCCATTTGCAATATACAACAGG GTGAGATTCCCAGTCCTGTCCACCTGACGGAAGTCCAGAGGTGTCTTGATCAAATCCGAAAAATTCTGGTTGATCTTAAAAATTTCTGGGAGAAAGTGTCTTTTACGCTGGAGACACTGAAAGACAAGACCTTTGCTGGAGATAAACTGATTGAAGACCTGAAAGACATGAAGGAGGAGTTTCTGAACTCCATTGAAGACGCAAAACAG TACTGGCAGACATTTGGTGCAGGCTGTCAGAGGGCACAGAACATCTTCAGCATGCAGTCTAGGGACGCATATAAATTCCTGGAGATCAATCCGTCTTCACTCTCACAGGATGAAAGGAATAAGCAGTACACGTCTATCATGGAGAAGCTGAAGAAGATCAATCCTCAGGGCTTGTGCAAAGCCGCCATCACTGAGTGA